The following are from one region of the Actinoplanes sp. L3-i22 genome:
- a CDS encoding aldo/keto reductase: MEMIELGRTGTQVSALALGTMQMGGATSEPDAIRILDRFRGAGGTFLDTADCYEWWAHPGSRGGESEQLLGRYLRGRRDQVFLATKGTALPAYSDELWTADGGANWELARRTFAGAGADTVRHALDASLKRLGTDHVDLYYVHVDDLDTPLEETLAALDGLVKAGKTRYLGWSNVRTWRLEAIRQLCDRYGWAAPVAVQQQHSYLRAKAGNTSASIVGVEQLDYLAGHRDLQLVAYSPILKGVYDNPAAERTGLWALDNYTGPDADARIAVLKEIALEVGSTPNRTVLAWLRYQTAPSVLPLIGPKTPAQLDDLLPALDVKLDAGQLARLDAAGA, translated from the coding sequence ATGGAAATGATCGAACTGGGCCGGACCGGCACACAGGTCAGCGCGCTCGCCCTCGGCACCATGCAGATGGGCGGCGCCACGAGCGAGCCCGACGCGATCCGCATCCTGGACCGCTTCCGCGGCGCCGGCGGCACGTTCCTGGACACCGCCGACTGCTACGAGTGGTGGGCGCACCCGGGCAGCCGCGGCGGCGAGAGCGAGCAGTTGCTGGGCCGCTACCTGCGCGGACGCCGGGACCAGGTCTTCCTCGCGACGAAGGGGACCGCCCTGCCGGCGTACTCGGACGAGCTCTGGACCGCCGACGGCGGCGCGAACTGGGAGCTGGCCCGGCGCACCTTCGCCGGGGCCGGGGCGGACACCGTGCGGCACGCGCTGGACGCCAGCCTCAAGCGGCTCGGCACCGACCACGTCGACCTCTACTACGTGCACGTCGACGACCTGGACACGCCGCTGGAGGAGACGCTGGCGGCGCTCGACGGGCTGGTCAAGGCCGGCAAGACGCGCTACCTGGGCTGGTCCAACGTGCGGACCTGGCGGCTGGAGGCGATCCGGCAGCTGTGCGACAGGTACGGCTGGGCCGCCCCGGTCGCGGTCCAGCAGCAGCACTCCTACCTGCGGGCCAAGGCCGGCAACACGTCCGCGTCGATCGTCGGGGTGGAGCAGCTGGACTATCTGGCCGGGCATCGGGACCTGCAGCTGGTCGCGTACTCGCCGATCCTCAAGGGCGTCTACGACAACCCGGCGGCCGAGCGGACCGGGCTCTGGGCGCTGGACAACTACACCGGGCCGGACGCGGACGCGCGAATCGCCGTACTCAAGGAAATCGCTCTGGAAGTTGGTTCTACGCCGAATCGCACGGTGCTGGCCTGGCTGCGGTACCAGACCGCGCCGTCGGTGCTCCCGCTGATCGGGCCGAAGACCCCGGCGCAGCTAGACGACCTGCTCCCGGCCCTCGACGTCAAGCTCGACGCCGGCCAGCTCGCCCGGCTCGACGCGGCCGGTGCCTAG
- a CDS encoding MFS transporter yields MNDTQAPSQTGHPRRWAILGVLVISLLVVVLDNTVLNVALRIIADPQHGLGATQSELEWAINSYTLVFAGLLFTAGILADRLGRRITLVVGLSLFGIASLVSAYANSPDQLIAARALMGLGAAAVMPATLSIIANVFEPKERGRAIGVWAGAVGLAVALGPILGGFLLEHFWWGSVFLINVPIVIVGVSLVFLLVPESRDPKPNRIDVPGVLLSIVGLTLLTYGVIKGGEDGFGDVLAWGPLAGGVLVLVGFVLYERSIEFPSLDVKLFNNRQFSASTGMIGLVFFAAMGSMFFGAFYLQLVRGYGPLASGALFVPFAVGQMVFAPISSNMVKKFGPKVVSTVGLLLVALGLSTWLLIGATTPIVVVAVAFFLMGVGMANVMPPATESIMAALPREKAGVGSAVSNTIRQLGGALGVAVLGAVLSSVYRDNLGSATDGLPGAAADAARESISGAYAVAAQAGPAGANLIHTANESYVTAMHWAAGGSLIFALLGALVAALFLPGKRTEGPHSPVLAEEQGVALVEA; encoded by the coding sequence ATGAACGACACCCAAGCACCATCCCAGACCGGGCATCCCCGACGCTGGGCCATCCTCGGCGTGCTGGTCATCAGCCTGCTCGTGGTGGTTCTCGACAACACCGTGCTGAACGTGGCGCTGCGCATCATCGCAGACCCGCAGCACGGGCTCGGCGCCACTCAGAGTGAGCTCGAGTGGGCCATCAATTCGTACACCCTGGTCTTCGCCGGCCTGCTCTTCACCGCCGGCATCCTGGCCGACCGGCTCGGCCGCCGGATCACGCTGGTCGTCGGCCTGTCGCTGTTCGGCATCGCGTCGCTGGTCTCGGCGTACGCGAACAGTCCCGACCAGCTGATCGCGGCCCGCGCGCTGATGGGCCTGGGGGCCGCGGCGGTCATGCCGGCCACCCTGTCGATCATCGCCAACGTCTTCGAGCCGAAGGAGCGCGGTCGCGCCATCGGCGTCTGGGCCGGCGCGGTCGGCCTGGCCGTCGCCCTCGGTCCGATCCTGGGCGGCTTCCTGCTCGAGCACTTCTGGTGGGGCTCGGTCTTCCTGATCAACGTCCCGATCGTGATCGTCGGCGTCTCGCTGGTCTTCCTGCTGGTGCCGGAGTCACGTGACCCGAAGCCGAACCGGATCGACGTGCCCGGCGTGCTGCTCTCCATCGTCGGCCTGACCCTGCTGACCTACGGCGTGATCAAGGGCGGTGAGGACGGCTTCGGTGACGTCCTGGCCTGGGGCCCGCTCGCCGGCGGCGTCCTGGTCCTGGTCGGCTTCGTCCTCTACGAGCGGTCCATCGAGTTCCCCTCGCTGGACGTGAAGCTCTTCAACAACCGCCAGTTCTCCGCCTCGACCGGCATGATCGGCCTGGTCTTCTTCGCGGCCATGGGCTCGATGTTCTTCGGCGCGTTCTACCTCCAGCTGGTCCGTGGCTACGGTCCGCTCGCCTCCGGCGCGCTGTTCGTCCCGTTCGCGGTCGGCCAGATGGTCTTCGCCCCGATCAGCTCGAACATGGTGAAGAAGTTCGGTCCGAAGGTGGTCAGCACGGTCGGCCTGCTGCTGGTCGCGCTCGGCCTGAGCACCTGGCTGCTGATCGGCGCGACGACCCCGATCGTCGTGGTCGCGGTCGCGTTCTTCCTGATGGGCGTCGGCATGGCGAACGTGATGCCGCCGGCCACCGAGTCGATCATGGCGGCGCTCCCCCGGGAGAAGGCCGGCGTCGGCTCCGCGGTCAGCAACACCATCCGGCAGCTCGGCGGCGCCCTGGGCGTCGCGGTGCTGGGCGCGGTCCTCTCCTCGGTCTACCGCGACAACCTGGGCTCGGCCACCGACGGCCTGCCCGGTGCGGCGGCCGACGCGGCCCGCGAGTCCATCTCCGGCGCCTACGCGGTGGCCGCCCAGGCCGGTCCGGCCGGGGCGAACCTGATCCACACCGCGAACGAGTCGTACGTCACCGCGATGCACTGGGCGGCCGGTGGCTCCCTGATCTTCGCGCTGCTCGGCGCTCTGGTCGCGGCGCTCTTCCTGCCGGGCAAGCGGACCGAAGGCCCGCACAGCCCGGTGCTCGCCGAAGAGCAGGGCGTGGCCCTGGTCGAGGCGTAA
- a CDS encoding TetR/AcrR family transcriptional regulator encodes MTSTTSAGQERKAPGRPRNAQADQAILDAVLTLLAEGTSAAAVSIESVAAKAGVGKATLYRRWPNKEALLIDAVRSMKGPLPELTGASARADLIALVTANRSSRAREFGIVTACILPELQRDPELNRMHHAVMEPRRERMREILRHGIATGEFRPDLDINLTVLMTSGPSMMLGMFGDATGVSEEDFPTRLVDALLRGAGA; translated from the coding sequence ATGACCAGCACCACGTCGGCCGGCCAGGAGCGCAAGGCTCCTGGCCGGCCCCGCAACGCCCAGGCCGACCAGGCCATCCTCGACGCGGTGCTGACGCTCCTCGCCGAGGGCACCAGCGCGGCGGCCGTCTCGATCGAGTCGGTCGCCGCGAAGGCGGGCGTCGGCAAGGCCACCCTCTACCGCCGGTGGCCGAACAAAGAGGCCCTGCTCATCGACGCGGTCCGGAGCATGAAGGGCCCGCTGCCCGAGCTCACCGGCGCCTCCGCCCGGGCGGATCTGATCGCCCTGGTCACCGCGAACCGGTCGTCCCGGGCCCGGGAGTTCGGCATCGTCACCGCCTGCATCCTGCCGGAGCTGCAGCGCGACCCCGAGCTCAACCGGATGCACCACGCGGTGATGGAGCCCCGCCGCGAGCGGATGCGCGAAATCCTGCGGCACGGCATCGCCACCGGCGAGTTCCGCCCCGACCTGGACATCAACCTGACCGTGCTGATGACCTCCGGCCCGTCGATGATGCTGGGCATGTTCGGCGACGCCACCGGCGTCTCCGAGGAGGACTTCCCGACCCGGCTGGTCGACGCCCTGCTGCGCGGCGCCGGCGCCTGA
- a CDS encoding transglycosylase domain-containing protein codes for MRWSPDRLRELAWRRPVGWVRRWPRWLRRVTATLVVLQVVLVLAAAGYVWSVDLPSDPAPPQASVLYYRDGKTVLARIGTSDRTDVPLSRVPLGVRQAFLAAEDRGFYDHYGVSVRGLLRAAWSNIVKDTGQGASTITQQYVRNAYLTQERTVGRKAKEAALALKVEHRFTKDEILERYLNTIYFGRGASGIEAASQAFFGTSVDRLTAYQGAVLAAMVKDPTRGDPAVDPRWTLNRWKWILRAMSEAGWLPAGAADTTAYPAVAKESVTASTIGGPIGLITDRVEDELVTAGISRQQIRTGGLHITTTLDPAAQAAATGAIGRALKGQPDDLRSALVAIDPHDGGVRAYYGGDRGRGFYDDALAARPPASTFKPLVLAAAEEHDINYRSYYNGTSPRVFAGRGGAPLYNLDNLQCPICPLDTAMVYSLNTPFYALAEQIGPQSIRDVAVRLGIPEKYDEQTTMVDLKGELAPGRTRSDIAIGRYPVTPADLAGVYATLANGGGRVDRHFVQSVTGLYKAAPRTTRALDSGVAADVGAVLAQVVEHDGAIPGLQAAAKTGSQQFGNSSDSSDAWTAGWAPGLAAVTWVGREKPGPIRTKNGKAINGDGMPYQIFRGFLAGALSGQPARSLPPASNVGSPRKGDLETLGTEIKIAEPGKVFPGPQKGDQVNRKLAKGTWAERSARLTGVLAKRQGDFAVSFVDRKTGHRYDFQGDRPFETASVVKVELLAALLLQAQDDGRALTSAERKRARKMIVASDNDAASAVYDAVGGVPGLRTALHRLGLNDTDPEPNFGLTHTTAKDQTRMVSALTASGGPLTTASKQLILNLMAGVNADQTWGISAASFSGEQTAQKNGWLARSSEDNRWIINSTGRISGEKTDVALSVLSHGHPDQQTGIASVEEIAALTRSYLGW; via the coding sequence ATGCGGTGGAGTCCGGATCGTCTGCGGGAGCTGGCGTGGCGCCGTCCGGTCGGCTGGGTCCGGCGGTGGCCGCGATGGCTGCGCCGGGTGACCGCCACCCTGGTCGTGCTGCAGGTGGTCCTGGTGCTGGCCGCCGCCGGCTACGTGTGGAGCGTCGACCTGCCGTCCGACCCGGCGCCCCCGCAGGCGTCGGTGCTCTACTACCGCGACGGCAAGACCGTGCTGGCGCGGATCGGGACGAGCGACCGCACCGACGTCCCGCTCAGCCGGGTCCCGCTCGGCGTCCGGCAGGCGTTCCTGGCCGCGGAGGACCGCGGCTTCTACGACCACTACGGCGTCTCGGTGCGCGGCCTGCTGCGCGCGGCCTGGTCGAACATCGTCAAGGACACCGGCCAGGGCGCCTCCACGATCACCCAGCAGTACGTGCGCAACGCCTACCTGACCCAGGAGCGCACGGTCGGCCGCAAGGCCAAGGAGGCCGCGCTCGCGCTCAAGGTGGAGCACCGGTTCACCAAGGACGAGATCCTCGAGCGGTACCTCAACACCATCTACTTCGGCCGCGGCGCGTCCGGCATCGAGGCCGCTTCACAAGCCTTCTTCGGTACGTCGGTGGACCGGCTCACCGCGTACCAGGGCGCCGTGCTCGCCGCGATGGTCAAGGACCCGACGCGCGGCGACCCGGCGGTCGACCCGCGCTGGACGCTGAACCGGTGGAAGTGGATCCTCCGCGCGATGAGCGAGGCCGGCTGGCTGCCGGCCGGCGCGGCGGACACGACGGCGTACCCGGCGGTCGCCAAGGAGTCGGTCACCGCGAGCACGATCGGCGGCCCGATCGGCCTGATCACCGACCGGGTGGAGGACGAACTGGTCACCGCGGGCATCAGCCGGCAGCAGATCCGCACCGGCGGCCTGCACATCACCACCACGCTCGACCCGGCCGCGCAGGCCGCCGCGACCGGCGCCATCGGCCGGGCGCTGAAGGGCCAGCCGGACGATCTGCGGTCCGCGCTGGTGGCGATCGACCCGCACGACGGCGGGGTGCGGGCCTATTACGGCGGTGACCGCGGCCGTGGCTTCTACGACGACGCGCTGGCCGCACGGCCGCCGGCCTCGACGTTCAAGCCGCTGGTGCTGGCCGCCGCCGAGGAGCACGACATCAACTACCGGTCGTACTACAACGGCACCTCGCCGCGGGTCTTCGCCGGCCGGGGCGGCGCCCCGCTCTACAACCTGGACAATCTGCAGTGCCCGATCTGCCCGCTGGACACCGCGATGGTCTACTCGCTGAACACGCCGTTCTACGCGCTGGCCGAGCAGATCGGCCCGCAGAGCATCCGGGACGTCGCGGTCCGGCTCGGCATCCCGGAGAAGTACGACGAGCAGACCACCATGGTCGACCTCAAGGGCGAGCTGGCGCCGGGCAGGACCCGGTCGGACATCGCGATCGGGCGCTACCCGGTCACCCCGGCCGACCTGGCCGGCGTCTACGCGACCCTGGCCAACGGTGGCGGCCGGGTGGACCGGCACTTCGTCCAGTCGGTGACCGGGCTCTACAAGGCCGCGCCGCGGACCACCCGGGCGCTGGACAGCGGCGTCGCCGCCGACGTGGGCGCGGTGCTGGCCCAGGTGGTCGAGCACGACGGCGCGATCCCCGGGCTGCAGGCCGCCGCGAAGACCGGCTCCCAGCAGTTCGGGAACAGCTCCGACTCGTCCGACGCGTGGACCGCCGGCTGGGCGCCCGGCCTGGCCGCGGTGACCTGGGTCGGCCGGGAGAAGCCCGGCCCGATCCGGACGAAGAACGGCAAGGCGATCAACGGCGACGGGATGCCGTACCAGATCTTCCGCGGCTTCCTGGCCGGCGCGCTCAGCGGGCAGCCGGCGCGGTCCCTCCCACCGGCGTCGAACGTGGGTTCCCCGCGGAAGGGCGACCTGGAGACGCTCGGCACCGAGATCAAGATCGCCGAGCCCGGGAAGGTGTTCCCCGGGCCGCAGAAGGGCGACCAGGTCAACCGCAAGCTGGCCAAGGGCACCTGGGCCGAGCGGTCCGCGCGCCTGACCGGGGTCCTGGCCAAGCGCCAGGGCGATTTCGCGGTCTCCTTCGTCGACCGCAAGACCGGGCATCGGTACGACTTCCAGGGCGACCGTCCGTTCGAGACGGCCAGCGTGGTGAAGGTCGAACTGCTCGCCGCGCTGCTCCTCCAGGCGCAGGACGACGGCCGGGCGCTGACCTCGGCGGAGCGCAAGCGCGCCCGCAAGATGATCGTGGCCAGCGACAACGACGCGGCGAGCGCGGTCTACGACGCCGTCGGCGGGGTGCCGGGGCTGCGGACGGCGCTGCACCGGCTCGGCCTGAACGACACCGACCCGGAGCCGAACTTCGGCCTGACCCACACCACCGCCAAGGACCAGACCCGGATGGTGTCCGCGCTGACCGCGTCCGGCGGCCCGCTGACCACCGCCTCGAAGCAGCTGATCCTGAACCTGATGGCCGGGGTCAACGCCGACCAGACCTGGGGCATCAGCGCGGCGAGCTTCAGCGGCGAGCAGACCGCGCAGAAGAACGGCTGGCTGGCCCGCTCGTCCGAGGACAACCGCTGGATCATCAACAGCACCGGCCGGATCAGCGGCGAGAAGACCGACGTCGCTCTCTCGGTCCTCTCCCACGGTCACCCCGACCAGCAGACCGGCATCGCCTCGGTCGAGGAGATCGCCGCCCTCACCCGCAGCTATCTGGGCTGGTGA
- a CDS encoding DUF4011 domain-containing protein: MAPRDDDEQPEPRPARAGVHAALRAWRESLVDLGDNNRLINFSGGNADLLEITSPEPGPIVTALTRGGRATLAGPGGSAPDGVFRTEVAERSLGPLLRRMQRRAQQEYLDRGVAVLHLALGLLHWRPAEDDESAGGETGGYASPLLLLPAELVSNELGELPELRLRDEEPVLNPALALRLRQAGIALKGLEPGAELDVDRFWADFTDTVARRHGWHIERTVILTCLTFHKEAIYRDLQENEERILAHPVVRALATTDHRRQTEQFRFTPIRPEEVDRLAPPEDVPLVLDADSSQRACVAAALAGQSFVMDGPPGTGKSQTVANMIGALLHAGKRVLFVSEKVAALDVVRNRLAEAGLDRYILELHGQQAGRREVATLLAAAVDEAPETPGEGPAVDRGALRERREKLTSFAYAMNETRQPLNASLHEIIGRCAGLAEAPAAPVPAIAPNALTPDVLRRVREATDQLSRSWRAMVDGDGLSWRDVSTREPLDPALSRAEKALATLARSARIADAAARAFGLREPADATTLARLAEHAGRRPDRVADSWLTAPDLDPVRKAADRRTDELAAAAGAAEAVKQRAGVAWTALPSAADLPIVPELDTLAAPVQLDTLTAADADELARTFAKAAEQLDKHRRAVNRVTTKLGLPQATTIRDIARVAAVAELGARPHKPERFWFGPGALAGVQTGSSALRRALEVLVGAEIQARPYFAEAILAQPVEELAERFVTVHRGFGKLRSAYRRDRRALAGFVLPTAHLGDAVDRLSTAVAWKRARQELAVAEHAYATALGRYWQGRGTDFAALDEAIAVATAALASAPQSGVESVLTYVCAPGPDPEPIQVVTEARDALLRWQATLRPAPYPAARPELVSGPIEDAITWLTGHVDALHATGDTVRAFDAATGRTLDYAEALRLAELRAAAAKAEAVLGGRTVEIDLEVGGVSVDWAAQAREFTGGPLTEAQVAALKDLRPITGLAERAQEWAEASRAVLAGFGPARQADLRERFADYQRAAAFLRDIRDDSSGQEEWFACLDARDVLTFHGLDAAVEFCADQQVDGADVPDVLERALLHGWVDAVVRADNRLRPWRAEDRDRLVTEFRQADEKLAAIAAREIIASVEARRPPADSTAAGLLRREAMKADRQLPVRDLIARARDVVLALRPCVLASPLTVSQSLPADIGFDAVIFDEASQITPADAINCIYRGQSLITAGDDRQLPPTSFFDRSFSNAQDTEVLDYQSVLELAKACGAFPGMGLTWHYRSRHQALVAFANDAFYQGRLSTFPAPGSGGPDTGVALYPVSGVYRRATSRDNPVEAERVAERIVHHFTTRPDRTLGVVTFSVAQAEAIERALAKVAAGHPALERAVADDRLHGFFIKSLESVQGDERDVMIFSIGYGYDESGKISANFGALNRPNGWRRLNVAITRARHRVELVTSILSRDVPESENEGVRQLAAYLDYVEHGAGDTSLDLADGVSEFVDSVLETVRSWGYPARTGLGTSGGRVDIAIRHPDDPSGDYLLGVRCDGPGYRDCPAARDRDRLTDQVLIDLGWRLHRAWALAWYRDRAGEEERLRGALQRAAGARPGRTGAVEGPAAERAPGARHRVLPAAPARK; encoded by the coding sequence ATGGCACCCCGGGACGACGACGAACAGCCCGAACCCAGGCCGGCGCGGGCCGGCGTGCATGCGGCGCTGCGGGCCTGGCGCGAGAGTCTGGTCGACCTCGGCGACAACAACCGGCTGATCAACTTCTCCGGCGGGAACGCCGACCTGCTGGAGATCACCTCGCCGGAGCCGGGCCCGATCGTGACCGCGCTGACCCGGGGCGGGCGGGCGACCCTGGCCGGCCCGGGCGGGAGCGCGCCGGACGGCGTGTTCCGGACCGAGGTCGCCGAGCGGTCGCTCGGGCCGCTGCTGCGCCGGATGCAGCGCCGCGCCCAGCAGGAGTACCTGGACCGGGGCGTGGCCGTGCTGCATCTCGCGCTGGGCCTGCTGCACTGGCGGCCGGCCGAGGACGACGAGAGCGCCGGCGGCGAGACCGGCGGCTACGCCAGCCCGCTGCTGCTGCTCCCGGCCGAGCTGGTCAGCAACGAGCTGGGCGAGCTGCCCGAGCTGCGGCTGCGCGACGAGGAGCCGGTGCTGAACCCGGCGCTCGCGCTGCGCCTGCGGCAGGCCGGGATCGCGCTGAAGGGGCTGGAGCCCGGCGCCGAGCTGGACGTCGACCGGTTCTGGGCGGACTTCACCGACACGGTCGCCCGGCGGCACGGCTGGCACATCGAGCGGACCGTCATCCTGACCTGCCTCACCTTCCACAAGGAGGCGATCTACCGGGACCTGCAGGAGAACGAGGAGCGGATCCTCGCGCACCCGGTGGTCCGGGCGCTGGCCACCACCGATCACCGGCGGCAGACCGAGCAGTTCCGGTTCACCCCGATCCGGCCGGAGGAGGTGGACCGGCTGGCCCCGCCCGAGGACGTGCCGCTGGTCCTGGACGCCGACTCCTCGCAGCGGGCCTGCGTGGCCGCCGCGCTGGCCGGGCAGAGCTTCGTGATGGACGGCCCGCCCGGGACCGGCAAGTCGCAGACCGTGGCGAACATGATCGGGGCGCTGCTGCACGCCGGCAAGCGGGTGCTGTTCGTCTCCGAGAAGGTGGCCGCGCTGGACGTGGTGCGCAACCGGCTCGCCGAGGCCGGGCTGGACCGCTACATCCTGGAGCTGCACGGGCAGCAGGCCGGCCGGCGCGAGGTGGCGACGCTGCTCGCGGCGGCGGTCGACGAGGCGCCGGAGACCCCGGGCGAGGGCCCGGCGGTCGACCGCGGCGCGCTTCGCGAGCGCCGGGAAAAACTGACTTCGTTCGCGTACGCGATGAACGAGACCCGCCAACCACTCAACGCGAGCCTCCACGAGATCATCGGCCGCTGCGCCGGGCTCGCCGAGGCCCCGGCCGCGCCGGTCCCGGCGATCGCCCCGAACGCGCTCACCCCGGACGTGCTGCGCCGGGTCCGGGAGGCCACCGACCAGCTGTCCCGGTCGTGGCGCGCGATGGTCGACGGCGACGGTCTGTCCTGGCGGGACGTGAGCACCCGGGAGCCGCTCGACCCGGCGCTGAGCCGGGCCGAGAAGGCGCTCGCCACGCTGGCCCGGTCGGCCCGGATCGCCGACGCCGCGGCCCGGGCGTTCGGCCTGCGCGAGCCGGCCGACGCGACCACGCTGGCGCGGCTCGCCGAGCACGCCGGCCGGCGGCCGGACCGGGTCGCCGACTCCTGGCTGACCGCGCCGGATCTGGACCCGGTCCGCAAGGCGGCCGATCGCCGGACCGACGAGCTGGCCGCCGCCGCGGGCGCGGCCGAGGCGGTCAAGCAGCGGGCCGGCGTCGCCTGGACCGCCCTGCCGTCCGCCGCCGACCTGCCGATCGTGCCCGAGCTGGACACCCTCGCCGCGCCGGTCCAGCTGGACACGCTCACCGCGGCCGACGCCGACGAGCTGGCCCGGACCTTCGCCAAGGCCGCCGAGCAGCTCGACAAGCACCGCCGCGCGGTCAACCGGGTCACCACCAAGCTGGGGCTGCCGCAGGCGACCACGATCCGGGACATCGCCCGGGTGGCGGCGGTCGCCGAGCTGGGCGCCCGGCCGCACAAGCCGGAGCGGTTCTGGTTCGGGCCGGGCGCGCTGGCCGGCGTGCAGACCGGGTCGAGCGCGCTGCGACGCGCCCTGGAGGTGCTGGTCGGGGCGGAGATCCAGGCCCGGCCGTACTTCGCCGAGGCGATCCTGGCGCAGCCGGTCGAGGAGCTGGCCGAGCGGTTCGTGACCGTGCACCGTGGATTCGGGAAGCTGCGGTCGGCGTACCGGCGGGACCGGCGGGCGCTGGCCGGGTTCGTGCTGCCGACCGCGCACCTCGGCGACGCCGTCGACCGGCTGAGCACGGCGGTGGCGTGGAAGCGGGCGCGGCAGGAGCTGGCGGTGGCCGAGCACGCGTACGCGACCGCGCTCGGCCGGTACTGGCAGGGCCGTGGCACCGACTTCGCGGCCCTCGACGAGGCGATCGCGGTGGCCACCGCGGCGCTCGCGTCGGCCCCGCAGAGCGGCGTCGAGTCGGTGCTCACCTACGTCTGCGCGCCGGGGCCCGACCCGGAGCCGATCCAGGTGGTCACCGAGGCCCGGGACGCGCTGCTGCGCTGGCAGGCGACGCTGCGGCCGGCGCCCTATCCGGCGGCCCGGCCGGAGCTGGTGTCCGGGCCGATCGAGGACGCGATCACCTGGCTGACCGGGCACGTCGACGCGCTGCACGCGACCGGGGACACGGTCCGGGCGTTCGACGCGGCGACCGGGCGGACGCTGGACTACGCGGAAGCGCTCCGGCTGGCCGAGCTGCGGGCGGCGGCGGCGAAGGCCGAGGCGGTGCTCGGTGGCCGTACCGTAGAAATTGATCTTGAAGTGGGGGGTGTGTCGGTCGACTGGGCCGCGCAGGCCCGCGAGTTCACCGGCGGGCCGCTCACCGAGGCGCAGGTTGCCGCGCTCAAGGACCTGCGGCCGATCACCGGGCTCGCCGAACGCGCCCAGGAGTGGGCCGAGGCGAGCCGGGCCGTGCTCGCCGGGTTCGGTCCCGCCCGGCAGGCCGACCTGCGCGAACGCTTCGCCGACTACCAGCGGGCGGCCGCCTTCCTGCGCGACATCCGGGACGACAGCAGCGGCCAGGAGGAGTGGTTCGCCTGCCTGGACGCCCGGGACGTGCTGACCTTCCACGGCCTGGACGCGGCCGTCGAGTTCTGCGCCGACCAGCAGGTGGACGGCGCCGACGTGCCGGACGTGCTGGAACGCGCGCTGCTGCACGGCTGGGTCGACGCGGTGGTCCGGGCCGACAACCGGCTGCGGCCCTGGCGCGCCGAGGACCGGGACCGGCTGGTCACCGAGTTCCGGCAGGCCGACGAGAAGCTGGCGGCGATCGCGGCGCGCGAGATCATCGCGTCGGTCGAGGCCCGCCGGCCGCCGGCCGACAGCACCGCCGCGGGCCTGCTGCGGCGGGAGGCGATGAAGGCCGACCGGCAACTGCCGGTCCGTGACCTGATCGCCCGCGCCCGCGACGTCGTGCTCGCCCTGCGCCCGTGTGTCCTGGCGTCCCCGCTGACCGTGAGCCAGTCGCTGCCCGCGGACATCGGCTTCGACGCGGTCATCTTCGACGAGGCGTCCCAGATCACCCCGGCCGACGCGATCAACTGCATCTACCGCGGCCAGTCCCTGATCACCGCGGGCGACGACCGGCAGCTGCCGCCGACGTCGTTCTTCGACCGCTCGTTCAGCAACGCCCAGGACACCGAGGTGCTCGACTACCAGTCGGTGCTGGAGCTGGCCAAGGCCTGCGGCGCGTTCCCCGGGATGGGTCTGACCTGGCACTACCGCAGCCGGCACCAGGCCCTGGTGGCGTTCGCGAACGACGCGTTCTACCAGGGACGGCTCAGCACGTTCCCGGCGCCGGGCTCCGGCGGGCCGGACACCGGGGTCGCGCTGTACCCGGTGTCCGGTGTGTACCGGCGGGCGACCAGCCGGGACAACCCGGTCGAGGCGGAGCGGGTCGCCGAGCGGATCGTGCACCACTTCACCACCCGGCCGGACCGCACGCTGGGCGTGGTGACGTTCTCGGTGGCGCAGGCCGAGGCGATCGAACGGGCACTGGCGAAGGTCGCGGCCGGGCATCCGGCGCTCGAGCGGGCGGTCGCCGACGACCGGTTGCACGGGTTCTTCATCAAGAGCCTGGAGTCGGTGCAGGGCGACGAGCGGGACGTGATGATCTTCTCGATCGGCTACGGCTACGACGAGTCCGGCAAGATCAGCGCGAACTTCGGCGCGCTGAACCGGCCCAACGGGTGGCGCCGGCTGAACGTGGCGATCACCCGCGCCCGGCACCGCGTGGAGCTGGTCACCTCGATCCTGTCCCGGGACGTCCCGGAGTCGGAGAACGAGGGGGTCCGGCAGCTCGCCGCGTACCTGGACTACGTCGAGCACGGCGCCGGCGACACCAGCCTGGACCTGGCCGACGGGGTGAGCGAGTTCGTCGACTCGGTGCTGGAGACGGTCCGCTCGTGGGGCTATCCGGCGCGGACCGGGCTGGGCACCTCCGGCGGGCGGGTCGACATCGCGATCCGGCACCCGGACGACCCGTCCGGGGACTATCTGCTCGGCGTGCGGTGCGACGGGCCCGGGTACCGGGATTGCCCGGCGGCGCGGGACCGGGACCGGCTCACCGATCAGGTGCTGATCGATCTCGGCTGGCGGCTGCACCGGGCGTGGGCGCTGGCCTGGTACCGCGACCGGGCGGGCGAGGAGGAGCGGCTGCGCGGGGCGCTGCAACGGGCGGCGGGGGCTCGGCCCGGGCGTACCGGAGCGGTCGAGGGGCCCGCCGCGGAGCGCGCGCCGGGCGCCCGGCACCGCGTTCTGCCCGCCGCGCCGGCCCGGAAGTGA